The following nucleotide sequence is from Methanolinea sp..
AGCCCGATCACCGAGAGACCGTTTACCTGGCCGACCTTTTCTCCTTCGGTCTCGATCAGGAAGACCCCCCGGGTAATGTATTCCTGGATCTTCTCCTGGATCAGGTTCGAGCGATAGGTCTTCGCCTCGATGGCTTTCACGATATGCTGGTCCCGGGTAGACTCGGATCCGTCCTGTCCTGCATAGTAACTCGCTTCCCGGATGATATCGGCCACATGCGAGAACCTGGTGGTCAGCTTGTTCTGGTCTTCTGCCAGCCGGGATCCGTACTCGATTACCTTGGCAACCGCCGAGGCGTCCAGGTGGTGGAGGCCCCCCTCCTCGCAGAGGCTGCAGATGAAGGAAGCGTAGTTCTTGATATTTTCTTGGTTCCTGTCCATGGTAGTGTCAAAATCCGCCCGGACCTTGAACAGCTCGGAGAAGTCGGGGTCCTGTGTGGACAGGATCTGGTAGATCTGGGGAGTCCCGATGATGACCACCTTTGTGGAGAGGGGGATTGGCTCGGGTTTGATCCCTTTGGTGGAGATGAACCCCATCCGCTCGCCCGGTTCTTCCACGCTGACTTCACCGGTCTTGAGCGCAGTCTTGAGGCCGTCCCAGGAGAAGGGGTTTCGGAAGAGATCTTCCACCATCACCACCAGGAACCCCCCGTTTGCATTGTGGATCGAACCCGGCCGGATCATGGTGAAATCCGTGGTCACTATCCCATACTGAACCTCCTTCTCGATCTTGCCAAAGAGGTTCTGATAGGAAGGGTTCTGCTCATAGATTACCGGTGCACCATCATTGCCGGAGTTGTCAACGATGACGTTGACCTCATACTTGCGGAAAGCAAGCTCCCGGATCAGGGGATTTGTGAACTGGGGCGGCAGCTGCTGCTGGACAGGCTCGGGCATGAACTGGGGGAGGTTTTCCACGATGTCCTTCTGCACGGCCTCGATGTAGGCCCCAATCTCATCGATCTTTTGGTACTTATCGGTGAGAGCGGCGATGCGGCGACCGATCGCGGCAAGCGCAACCTGGCGGTTGAGGTTTTCAATCGCTTCACCGCCTTCCTGGTCGAGGTCCCGCAGCTGCCGGAATGTGTTCCGGAGCTCCACCATCAGCTCCTCCTTGCTCTTCTGGTAAGCCGCCTGGGTCTCGGGAGGCAGTTCGACATACTCCTCCTGCTGGTAGGGCTCGCCGCTCTTCTTCAGGGGGATGGTGAGCAGGCCCTGGGGCCCGGGCTGGATGAGGAAGCCCTTCCCCCGGGCCACTTCATCGATGTGGGTGAGTAACCGGGCTTTCTGGTCTTCGATACCGCTGATGACTGCATCGCGGCGGTTCGCGTAATCCTCGCTCTCGAAAACCTTGGGGACGAACCGTTTTGCCTCTTCTATGAACGTAGCCATGTCCTCCTTGAACTGTTTCCCCATTCCCGTAGGTAACCGGATGGCATTTGGCTCATAGGGGTTCTTGAAGTTGTTAACATAAATCCAGTCGTTGCCCCGCGGTTTTTTCGTTGCCAGTTCATCGAGGAACTTTTTCACGGCGGATTTCCTCCCGGTACCGTACATGCCGGAAGCGTAGACATTGAACCCCCTTTCTTCGATATTCAGCCCCAAGGTAAGGGCAAAGAGAGCCCGTTTCTGGCCGATGATCTCTTCCAGCGGTTTCAGTTCGCGGGTGCTCCGGCAATCGAGGAGCGAGGCGTCAAACCGGTTCCGGTATTGTTCGACGGGTAGTTTTTTAACCATGGCTTCACACAACTCCACAAGTCAGCCATTGGTATGAGAGCATATCTTTGTTGCCCCTTGTAGCCGACCAGTGAAGGCCCGGGACAGTATTCCTTATCCTTTCAGTTACACTATAGGAGATGTATATGCCCCCTACCGGTCCGGCGGGAGGGTACTTGGTGGTTGATAATGGCTTTACAGGAAGGATCACGCCTTTTCCGATATTATCCCGAAGATTTCGGCGAACTGACGGTACGGGTCATCCACATGGATCTCGTCTTTGATATCCATGATAAGTATACGAAAGCAACATCGGTCCTCACTGCCGAGGTGCTCGACAAGCCCGTCCGGGAGGTCGCGCTGAATGCAAACAACCTCGAGATCCTTGCGGTATCCTGTGATACTGCAGCAGTGACCACGGAATACCAGCTCAATAGAAACCTTCTCTGCATTCGGTTCGACCGGGAACTCTCCCCACATAGCCGTTTTTCCATCAGGACCGAGACCGTCTGCCACCCGAGCGATCATCTTCTCGAAGGGCTCTACTACGATCGCACACCAGAAGGGGCCCCGCCGACCCAGATCTCGCAGTGCCAGCAATGGGGATTCCAGCGGATTGTTCCCTGCATCGATGATATGACTGCGAAATGCACCTACACCACCACTATCATTGCCGATGAACGCTACACGAACCTTCTCTCGAACGGGGACGTCTCCATTCCACGCCACAGGTCCGGTCCGGGACGGGTGAGCATCACCTACGATAACACCATCACCCCGATGGCACCCTACCTCTTCTTCCTCTGTGTCGGTACATACGAAACCTTCACCCGGGAGTTCGAGTACCCGGACGGTGAGCAGTTTGGGCTGGAGCTCCTTGTCCCGGTGGGATCGGACCCTGTGATTGCAGGCTGTGCACTGCAGGTGCTTGCCGATGCGATCCTCTGGGTGTACCTCTTTACTGGACCGGGAAGCTTCCACCAGACCAGGGAAAAAGAGGAAATACATTCCCTAGTCAGGGAGCGTGACCGG
It contains:
- a CDS encoding AAA family ATPase, producing MVKKLPVEQYRNRFDASLLDCRSTRELKPLEEIIGQKRALFALTLGLNIEERGFNVYASGMYGTGRKSAVKKFLDELATKKPRGNDWIYVNNFKNPYEPNAIRLPTGMGKQFKEDMATFIEEAKRFVPKVFESEDYANRRDAVISGIEDQKARLLTHIDEVARGKGFLIQPGPQGLLTIPLKKSGEPYQQEEYVELPPETQAAYQKSKEELMVELRNTFRQLRDLDQEGGEAIENLNRQVALAAIGRRIAALTDKYQKIDEIGAYIEAVQKDIVENLPQFMPEPVQQQLPPQFTNPLIRELAFRKYEVNVIVDNSGNDGAPVIYEQNPSYQNLFGKIEKEVQYGIVTTDFTMIRPGSIHNANGGFLVVMVEDLFRNPFSWDGLKTALKTGEVSVEEPGERMGFISTKGIKPEPIPLSTKVVIIGTPQIYQILSTQDPDFSELFKVRADFDTTMDRNQENIKNYASFICSLCEEGGLHHLDASAVAKVIEYGSRLAEDQNKLTTRFSHVADIIREASYYAGQDGSESTRDQHIVKAIEAKTYRSNLIQEKIQEYITRGVFLIETEGEKVGQVNGLSVIGLGDIAFGRPSRVTATVGTGRGGVMDIEREAAMGGPIHTKGVLILSGFLNARYAQDKPLSLSARLVFEQSYEGVEGDSASSTELYAILSALSGLPINQAIAVTGSVNQAGEVQAIGGVNEKLEGFFEVCKAKGLTGKQGAMIPASNVQNLMLKEEILEAAQAGKFTIYPVTTIDEGIEVLTGVKAGTRQPDGSFPQGTVNDLVDRRLKEMAETMKEYRAEAL